TGAATGATGTTCGCTATATGGTTATATGGGGAATGGGAGGCATAGGTAAAACGACTATTGCTAGAGCTGTCTTTGAAACCATTCGAAGTAGATTTGAAGTTAGTTGCTTTCTTGCCGATGTAAGGGAGCATTGTGAGAAAAAAGATACTGTCCACATTCAAAAGCAGCTGCTTGATCAAATGAATATAAGTTCATATGCTGTTTATAACAAGTATGACGGGAGGagaataattcaaaactctttatgTCTCAAAAAGGTACTTCTTGTTCTTGATGATGTAAATCATGAAAAACAATTAGAAGATTTGGCTGGGGAAAAAGATTGGTTTGGTCCTGGAAGCAGAATAATAATTACAACTAGAGACGTAGAGGTGCTAAAGGGACCAGAGGTGCATGAAATTTATAAGGTTGAAGGGTTAGTGGAAAGTGAAGCCCTTAACCTCTTTTGTCTGAAAGCCTTTAAACAGCAGGAGCCTACAGAAGGGTTTTTGGATTTGTCCAAAGAAGTGGTCAAATACAGCGGTGGTCTCCCATTGGCACTTAAAGTGTTGGGCTCCTATCTTAATGGTAGACCTACTATTGCGGTTTGGTATAGTGCtattgaaagaataaagaagtCTTCACATTCTGAAATTATTGATGTATTGAAAATAAGCTATGATGGTTTAGATTTAATGGAAAAGAATATTTTTCTGGATATTGCTTGTTTCTTtaaaggacaaaggaaagatGATGTAACAAAGATATTGAAAGGATGTGGTCATGATGCTGAAATTGGTCTTGATATTTTGATTAACAGATCATTGGTTACTATTGAATATGATAGTTTGGGGATGCATGATCTGCTTGAAGAAATGGGCAAACAAATTGTAATTCAAGAATCTCCAAATGATGCTAGTAAGCGTAGCAGATTGTGGTGTTACGAGGATGTTGATTTTGTACTTACTCAAAAGAAGGTATGCCTCGTTTTTTCTCAACTATAGGATGCatagaattaaaataagaattcgACAATGTATTTGATATTATATCTAGGTAACTAaaaactattttttgtttttgtggtTATCTCAATCAGTATAGTTTTTTCATTggtttttttaattgtttatttatttatttacgtgTATGTATAGAAAACTAAAGCAACTCATGGCATCGTTCTACGTAAGAAGTATAGCGAGACTGAAGTGAATCAGAGAGATTTATCTTTCTCAAAAATGTGTCAGTTAAAGCTTCTCATTTTAGATGGCGTGACAGCTCCCATTCCCTGCGATATTCCTTGTacattaaggtagcgtttgttttcaggtactgagacagagactgagagactgagactcaatattgtgtttgttagttcagagactggtactaaaatttctgtctctgtctccaaaatttcagtatttcagtacctccaaaaaatagggacataggggactgaaatttttagagatggaaactgaaactttaataacattttataccttaaatattttcatttcaattaattaattccaattttactctttgtgcaaattaaattagagtttcattcttgtttcaattcctgtctcccattttgcaccaaacagaatactgaaatttgtttcaatccctgtctctcagtctctatctctcagtctcagtctttctgtctctgtctctccaccaaacgctacctctAAAGGTATTTCGCTGGAGTTTTTGTCCACTGAAAACTCTGCCCCTTACAGATCATCAACGCTATGAGCTTGTTGAAATTAATCTGTATGACAGCCAAATTGTACAGTTATGGGATGGAAAGAAGGTAGACCTTTTCATCGACAGTTCTATCAAATTTTATTACATAAACATTTCCAGCATAAATATTAACCATgtgatatatgtttttttttttttatgttttttcagGTTTTAGAAAAGTTAGAGCACTTAGATCTATCATGGTGCAAGCAGCTGAAGCAAACGCCAGATCTTTCTGGGGCTCCCAATCTTAAAAAACTTAATCTTCAGGGATGCAAGAAGCTGGATTATATTCACCCGTCTCTCACACACCACAAAAGGCTTGTTGAATTGGATTTAGGATATTGTGAGAGACTTGAAACACTTGGAGATAAATTGGAGATAAGTTCACTCGAGAAACTAGATCTATACCGCTGCAGTAGTTTGAGAAGACTGCCAGAATTTGGGGAATGCATGAAACAGTTATCGATTCTTGATCTGGAAAAAACAGGTATAGAAGAGCTACCCCCAACGCTTGGAAAGTTGGCTGGCGTGTCTGAGTTGGACTTAACTGGGTGCTACAAGCTTACTAGTCTTCCCTTCCCACTTGGATGTTTCGTTGGCCTAAAGAAGTTGAAGTTGAATAGATTCGTGGAGCTTAGTTGTGTTCCATACACCACTCATGGGTTAGAGTCCCTCGAGGCTTGGGATTTTTCTGACAGCCCAATTCTTGTTGGACTTTTGTGTTCTCTCTCTCGCCTGACCTCTTTGAGTAGCCTAAAATTACATGGAGAGTTTAGCAGATCTAGAGAAGTGTCGACCCTTTACTATGATCTTGGCCACTTAACGTCGTTGGCGGATTTGGATTTAGGGTACAGTGATTTTTTAAGAGTTCCAATATgtatccatgcacttcccagacTTACACGTCTGGATCTATGTTATTGCTATAATTTGGAGGTTTTGCCAGAGCTTCCATCAAGTCTAAGAGAATTACAGGCAAAGTGCTTTGACTCACTGGTTGCATCCAATGTAAATGCTGCTATATCAAAAGCGTGTTGTGGCTTTGCAGAATCAGCTAGCCAAGATCGTGAAGACCTCTTGCAAATGTGGATCAGTAGGAAGAAAATGCCAGCATGGTTTAAGGATCAGGAAAAAGATAACGGAATATCAGTGTCATTCCCCCATAATTGCCCTTCAACTGAAACCATCGCACTTGCTCTCTGTTTCCTATTACAAGGTGTCATGGACTTGCCGGAACAGCCATCGGTTATCTGCAATGGTAAAGAATTCATCAACAAGAGTGTATTTCATGGGGATTTGCGTCTCAAATCTAAGTATTTGTGCATTGTCTGCGTGAATGGTTACTATTTTAGTAACATGTTATTGCCAAGACAATCGCTTCCAACTGCAATTTCCCAGTGATTATCGTGGAATCCGAGTACAAAGATCTGGAGCACGTTGGGTGTGCAAGCAAGACATTCAACATTTCAAGCAGTTGGCATCTCGTAGAAGCTCTGACCCACCTGAACTCTTACCTCTCTTCCCTTTGCATTCCCACAGCACTTGGTTCTCATAGCTCATGACACAGCTTTCTCAATATATTACTTGTATGATTGCAAAATTTAGATCTCTTCAGCTAAATGGTTCCCCAGATTCGAAGCTTTTGACAGAGCTCATTGCATCCATCCAACTGCCATGTGAACCCCAGAAAGGAATGTAAATCTTGGGCACAATTAGAACAAGCAaagggaatatatatatatttggggaTGATATTGGTTGTTCTTTAGGGGGTGTCACAAATGCAGACAGGTTCTTGTGCTTATGACATTCGGGCATTTGTTTTTGATGGAGAATTATATCTACTGAAGCTCTCCTTTCACTTTTCATGTTGCTTCAGTTAGCCCTCAAAAATCAGGTAATTGATTCTATTTTTTATGGATCTATCTCGCTTGGCTTCATTTAGTTGAAATTATTCAAGCCCAAGATCAATTCAGTTTGTATAAATATGGGCATTTGAAGTTTGTTATTTAGtttgtaattctttttctttcaactTTTGTAAAAAATATGTTGGGTTCTAATAGAGGAGAATTTGTATTCTGTGATTACTGGGGAATGTGCACCTGTGTTGAATTGCGTGTTTCAAATTGTGGATATGAGAAAAAGGGGGATGGGGAAGAATATGAATTGAGCATTTGGAGGTTGTATTTGAGTTCACGTCTGATGGCTTttctaattttgtttttctttttattgaatTTCCTgcgaaaaaaatttaatcttggTTTCATGTGTAAGTTG
The sequence above is drawn from the Arachis hypogaea cultivar Tifrunner chromosome 4, arahy.Tifrunner.gnm2.J5K5, whole genome shotgun sequence genome and encodes:
- the LOC112797507 gene encoding disease resistance protein Roq1-like; protein product: MASRSSSASIPPPPRACTYHVFLSFRGEDTRRRFTSHLYDALNRKGITTYRDDNNLRKGNVISDALLKAIEESMFAIIVLSPNYASSTWCLAELCKILDCKNKLGLQMVTVFYGVEPSVVRHQIGTFQKAFKKHKKRHDREKVQRWREALKQVADYSGWTSKNQDEAVLVEKIAQHIHEILIPKLPPSMKNLVGIDSRVEGVINLIGLGLNDVRYMVIWGMGGIGKTTIARAVFETIRSRFEVSCFLADVREHCEKKDTVHIQKQLLDQMNISSYAVYNKYDGRRIIQNSLCLKKVLLVLDDVNHEKQLEDLAGEKDWFGPGSRIIITTRDVEVLKGPEVHEIYKVEGLVESEALNLFCLKAFKQQEPTEGFLDLSKEVVKYSGGLPLALKVLGSYLNGRPTIAVWYSAIERIKKSSHSEIIDVLKISYDGLDLMEKNIFLDIACFFKGQRKDDVTKILKGCGHDAEIGLDILINRSLVTIEYDSLGMHDLLEEMGKQIVIQESPNDASKRSRLWCYEDVDFVLTQKKKTKATHGIVLRKKYSETEVNQRDLSFSKMCQLKLLILDGVTAPIPCDIPCTLQSLSLSLYLSVSVFLSLSLHQTLPLKVFRWSFCPLKTLPLTDHQRYELVEINLYDSQIVQLWDGKKVLEKLEHLDLSWCKQLKQTPDLSGAPNLKKLNLQGCKKLDYIHPSLTHHKRLVELDLGYCERLETLGDKLEISSLEKLDLYRCSSLRRLPEFGECMKQLSILDLEKTGIEELPPTLGKLAGVSELDLTGCYKLTSLPFPLGCFVGLKKLKLNRFVELSCVPYTTHGLESLEAWDFSDSPILVGLLCSLSRLTSLSSLKLHGEFSRSREVSTLYYDLGHLTSLADLDLGYSDFLRVPICIHALPRLTRLDLCYCYNLEVLPELPSSLRELQAKCFDSLVASNVNAAISKACCGFAESASQDREDLLQMWISRKKMPAWFKDQEKDNGISVSFPHNCPSTETIALALCFLLQGVMDLPEQPSVICNGKEFINKSVFHGDLRLKSKYLCIVCVNGYYFSNMLLPRQSLPTAISQ